One part of the Dermacentor silvarum isolate Dsil-2018 chromosome 6, BIME_Dsil_1.4, whole genome shotgun sequence genome encodes these proteins:
- the LOC119456819 gene encoding E3 ubiquitin-protein ligase MARCHF3, translating into MASSEGRPEEASSRSGGGGGCGTHDGSDNADETSSMGESPMCRICFRGSRAGSLLSPCNCKGTIGLVHKECLEEWLSRRNTDECNICSYQFKVERTPKSIWDWLRDPSSRPNRWYILVDMSLSLFGGVMLLVSAWLSAVEMISGISSVLGCVLICIIVVLAGLICIADIYLMVRHHHQALVQWRQNNWGVRLVLPTGVTESAVPSETRGPPPPPPPSEPPSMPLNSTGTAAATAPAANTTTTTAPPQQQDSTATENPVV; encoded by the exons ATggcgtcgtcggaagggcggcccGAAGAGGCCTCGTCGCGTTCAGGCGGCGGTGGCGGCTGCGGCACGCACGATGGATCGGACAACGCGGACGAGACGTCCAGCATGGGCGAGTCGCCCATGTGCCGCATCTGCTTCCGTGGCTCTCGCGCCGGCAGCTTGCTGTCGCCGTGCAACTGCAAGGGCACCATCGGGCTCGTCCACAAGGAGTGCCTCGAGGAGTGGCTCTCGCGACGAAACACCGACGAGTGCAACATCTGCTCGTACCAGTTCAAG GTGGAGCGGACTCCGAAGAGCATCTGGGACTGGCTCCGCGACCCGAGCAGCCGGCCGAACCGCTGGTACATCCTGGTCGACATGTCCCTGTCCCTATTCGGCGGCGTCATGCTGCTGGTGTCCGCCTGGCTGTCGGCCGTCGAGATGATCAGCGGCATCTCGTCGGTGCTCGGTTGCGTGCTCATCTGCATCATCGTGGTGCTCGCGGGGCTCATCTGCATCGCCGACATCTACCTCATGGTGCGCCACCACCACCAGGCGCTCGTCCAGTGGCGCCAGAACAACTGGGGCGTCCGGCTCGTGCTCCCCACCGGAGTGACCGAGAGCGCCGTCCCGTCGGAAACCAGaggtccaccgccgccgccgccgccctcGGAGCCACCTTCGATGCCGTTGAACAGCACCGGCACCGCCGCAGCTACCGCGCCCGCCGCCAACacgacgaccacgacggcgcCCCCCCAGCAGCAAGATTCGACGGCCACTGAGAACCCCGTCGTGTGA